From the Deltaproteobacteria bacterium genome, the window GATGGTCGATCGTCGGACGGCTTAATGCTCTAAGGATCCGGTCAGGTACATTGGTGGGGCCCGGAATCTGTAGAAAATGACGTCCCCTTTGCATAGACATCGATAACCCCCTTATTTCATTTTTTAATCCTCTTACCTGCCTCCCTCTTCTCACACCGACCGAACATTGCGGGTTGGATGTAATCGAAGTAATCAGGACAAACCTTGATGTGCTGGCAACGCCTTTCACAGACCAGGGGAGGAATTTTGGGGTGATTTTTTCTGCGGCGGCAGACGATGAAAGAAACTTCCGGGAAAGCCTTGACCAATTTCTTTCTTTTAATTTTTATGCTCCTTTCCCTTCCCAGAATTAAACCCTTTTAACGGCGTTCTGTTGTGAGATGGGCATGGCCTTAACCCTTTATCCCCAGAAATTGATCGAGGATTTCCGCCATCCTCTGCTTGGCACACACCTCCCTGTGAACTTCGGGAAGGGATTTTAGTTCGATGAGCTTGGCTGGAATGGGCTGGTGGCTTATTGTGGCCAGGTCTTCCAGCAGGGTGAATTCATCCTTACCTGAAGGATCCCGCCCTAAGGCTTCCAACACCGCCCGGTTAAATTTAAAAGGGCTGGCGGTGGAAGCCAGCAAAGCGGGCGTGGGATCACCGGTCTCCTCTCGGTATTTTTGCAAGACGCTGTAACCCACGGCGGTATGGGGATCCATTAGGTACTCTTGCTTCTCGAAAGCCTCTCGGATGGCCTGGAGCGTATCCTGGGGGTCGGCAAAACCCCCATAAAAAAAAGATTGGAGCTGGCGGAGGGGATCAGAAGGAATGTCATACCAGCCCTGGCTGGCCAGTTTTTCCATCCAGGCGGAGACAACGCTGGCTTGGCGCCCCGCCAATTCAAAAAGCAGCCGCTCCAGGTTGGAAGAAATCAGGATATCCATGGAGGGGGATTCGGTCTTGTAAAATTCCCGCCGCCGGTCGTACACACCCGTCCGGATGAAATCAGTAAGGATCCTGTTTTGGTTGGAGGCGCAAATCAGCCGGGACAGGGGTAGCCCGCATAACCTGGCATAGTAGGCGGCCAGGATGTTGCCAAAATTGCCCGTGGGAACGCAGATCAATATCGGCTGGCCGCGCTGGATCTTCCCGGCCGCCACCATATCATCATAACCTGTAAAATAATAAGCGATTTGAGGAGCCAGCCGCCCCCAGTTGATGGAATTGGCCGAAGAGAGCCGGAAGTTAAAGGTAGCTAATTTTTTATTGATGGCCGGGTCGGAAAAGATCTGCTTGACTCCGGTTTGGGCATCGTCAAAATTTCCTTGCACCGCGCAGGCCCCTACGTTTCTCCCTCGTTGGGTCACCATTTGTAACCGTTGGATTGCACTTACTCCTTCATGAGGATAAAAAACGAAAATGCGCACATCCGGGGCGTCGGCAAACCCTTCCAGGGCCGCCTTGCCCGTGTCTCCGGAAGTAGCAACCAGAATCACCACTTCATACCTTTCGGTTTCGCTTTGAAGAGCGGTGGAGAGCAAACGCGGCATCAACTGCAGGGCCATGTCTTTAAAGGCTAAAGTTGGGCCATGCCAGAGTTCAAGGATGGCCGTGCCATCTCCAAGGAAGCGGACCGGGGCAATCGCAGGCGCATCGAAGTTTTCAGCGTAGGCTGTTTGGCCCGCCGTTAAGAGTTCGGCCGGCGTGTAATCAGGGAGGAAACTTTGCAGGATTCTAACCGCTCTTGCCGCATAATAATTCTGCCCCATACCGGCAAATGGGTTCGGGCCAAGGAAAGGAAAGGCAGCAGGAACATAAAGGCCCTTGTCCTCCGCAATCCCTTTGATAATGGCTTTTTTCGAAGCGATCGATGGAGCAGAACCCCGCGTACTGATATATTCCATGTTGCCACATTATCATATCCAACTTCATCTCGCAACTAAAGTTGACCCCTCGCCATCTTCACATTGGATATTTTCGTTCATAAATTTTAGGCAATTTACTTGCCGACCCCAAGTTTTTTTGAGTGATTACT encodes:
- the thrC gene encoding threonine synthase, encoding MEYISTRGSAPSIASKKAIIKGIAEDKGLYVPAAFPFLGPNPFAGMGQNYYAARAVRILQSFLPDYTPAELLTAGQTAYAENFDAPAIAPVRFLGDGTAILELWHGPTLAFKDMALQLMPRLLSTALQSETERYEVVILVATSGDTGKAALEGFADAPDVRIFVFYPHEGVSAIQRLQMVTQRGRNVGACAVQGNFDDAQTGVKQIFSDPAINKKLATFNFRLSSANSINWGRLAPQIAYYFTGYDDMVAAGKIQRGQPILICVPTGNFGNILAAYYARLCGLPLSRLICASNQNRILTDFIRTGVYDRRREFYKTESPSMDILISSNLERLLFELAGRQASVVSAWMEKLASQGWYDIPSDPLRQLQSFFYGGFADPQDTLQAIREAFEKQEYLMDPHTAVGYSVLQKYREETGDPTPALLASTASPFKFNRAVLEALGRDPSGKDEFTLLEDLATISHQPIPAKLIELKSLPEVHREVCAKQRMAEILDQFLGIKG